Proteins encoded in a region of the Rhizobium sp. CC-YZS058 genome:
- a CDS encoding sugar kinase, with the protein MTHDVSVVGLYILDVLGRPVDAIPSGGNVDFIDEIRLTVAGTAGGTVVDLAKLGLNCLAVGAVGDDEKADFVLSTLARHGVDTREMQRLAGVPTSATILNIRRNGERPALHARGASDHFEIAQDRLDAVLAAPIVHLGGTGLLAKLDGEPSRALLAAAKARGRITTFDLLGANDGTLDLIEPLFPFIDYFMPSIEEARQISGASGVEEAGRFFLDRGVQHCVFTLGGEGVCFMGADGTVVREGAFAIDVVDTTGCGDAFDAGFIAALHHKMELRTALMFAQASAALVATGLGSDAGIRSFDETRAFMASAPRKAA; encoded by the coding sequence GTGACTCATGATGTGTCCGTCGTCGGGCTCTATATTCTCGATGTGCTCGGCCGGCCGGTCGATGCCATTCCGTCCGGCGGCAATGTGGATTTCATCGACGAGATCCGCCTGACGGTTGCCGGCACGGCCGGCGGCACGGTGGTCGATCTGGCGAAGCTCGGGCTCAACTGCCTGGCGGTCGGTGCGGTCGGAGATGACGAGAAGGCCGATTTCGTGCTCTCGACGCTCGCGCGCCACGGCGTCGATACGCGCGAGATGCAGCGACTCGCGGGCGTGCCGACTTCCGCCACCATCCTCAACATCCGCCGCAACGGCGAGCGGCCGGCGCTGCATGCGCGCGGCGCCTCCGATCATTTCGAGATCGCGCAGGATCGGCTCGACGCGGTGCTGGCCGCTCCGATCGTCCATCTGGGCGGCACCGGCCTGCTGGCCAAGCTCGACGGCGAGCCGAGCCGGGCGCTGCTGGCCGCCGCCAAGGCGCGGGGCCGCATCACCACATTCGATCTTCTGGGCGCCAATGACGGTACGCTCGATTTGATCGAACCGCTCTTCCCGTTCATCGATTATTTCATGCCCTCGATCGAGGAAGCCCGGCAGATCTCCGGTGCCTCGGGCGTCGAGGAGGCCGGCCGCTTCTTCCTCGATCGCGGCGTCCAGCACTGCGTCTTCACGCTGGGCGGCGAGGGGGTCTGTTTCATGGGGGCTGACGGCACCGTGGTGCGCGAAGGGGCCTTCGCCATCGACGTGGTGGACACGACCGGCTGCGGCGATGCCTTCGATGCCGGCTTCATCGCCGCGCTGCATCACAAGATGGAGCTGCGCACCGCGCTGATGTTTGCCCAGGCCTCCGCCGCGCTGGTGGCGACAGGGCTCGGCTCGGATGCCGGCATCCGTTCCTTCGACGAGACCCGCGCCTTCATGGCCAGCGCACCGCGCAAGGCAGCCTGA
- a CDS encoding ABC transporter permease, which translates to MTEVMPAIEESRAPRGIGRRLWDLLGDRPELFTLMLVIATCLVVFIANPDFFQMSNLVDILRASVVRGLFAMGVLVVLAAGGIDVSFTAIAAFVMYALTMLVINVMPGMPLAAILVIAAAGGAGFGALNGLLVHKLGAPSLIVTIGTQYVYRSFLLTFVGTALFMNIPAGMDALGRASLYTHVSASGVASSLPATVLVLAVAALVTWFLLERTLMGRAIFAVGGSPLIAERLGINLFTVRVFVFAYAGLLAGVAGVVHVASNRLANPFDLAGMELEIIAAVVLGGARITGGSGSVIGTLLGVLLITLVSNVLIFVGIPSTLQLFIVGLFILIAGTIFTLRNRG; encoded by the coding sequence ATGACCGAGGTGATGCCTGCGATCGAGGAAAGCCGCGCCCCGCGCGGCATCGGCCGGCGGCTCTGGGATCTCCTGGGCGACCGTCCGGAGCTGTTCACGCTGATGCTGGTCATCGCCACCTGCCTGGTGGTGTTCATCGCCAATCCGGACTTCTTCCAGATGAGCAATCTGGTCGATATCCTGCGCGCCTCCGTGGTGCGCGGCCTGTTCGCCATGGGCGTGCTGGTGGTGCTGGCGGCCGGCGGCATCGACGTGTCCTTCACCGCCATCGCAGCCTTTGTCATGTATGCGCTGACCATGCTGGTCATCAATGTGATGCCGGGCATGCCGCTGGCGGCCATTCTCGTCATTGCCGCGGCAGGCGGTGCCGGCTTCGGCGCGCTGAACGGGCTGCTGGTCCACAAGCTCGGCGCGCCCTCGCTGATCGTCACCATCGGCACGCAATATGTCTATCGCAGCTTCCTGCTGACCTTCGTCGGCACGGCGCTGTTCATGAACATTCCGGCCGGCATGGATGCGCTCGGCCGCGCCTCGCTCTACACCCATGTTTCGGCAAGCGGCGTGGCCTCCTCGCTGCCGGCCACCGTGCTGGTGCTGGCGGTGGCGGCGCTCGTCACCTGGTTCCTCCTCGAACGGACGCTCATGGGCCGGGCGATCTTCGCCGTCGGCGGCAGCCCGCTGATCGCCGAACGGCTCGGCATCAATCTCTTCACCGTGCGCGTCTTCGTCTTTGCCTATGCCGGCCTGCTGGCGGGAGTGGCCGGGGTCGTGCATGTGGCGAGCAACCGGCTGGCCAATCCCTTCGATCTTGCCGGCATGGAGCTCGAGATCATCGCCGCCGTGGTTCTCGGCGGGGCGCGGATCACCGGCGGCTCCGGCTCGGTCATCGGCACGCTGCTCGGCGTGCTGCTCATCACGCTCGTCAGCAACGTGCTGATCTTCGTCGGCATTCCGAGCACGCTGCAGCTGTTCATCGTCGGGCTGTTCATCCTGATTGCCGGCACGATCTTCACGCTGCGCAACCGGGGTTGA
- a CDS encoding sugar ABC transporter ATP-binding protein translates to MSAVTPLEAAGKPPFLEIRNIKKSFGGVRALKEVSLVIEAGKIYHLMGENGCGKSTLIKILSGAQTADEGQILIDGQPTGAVAGDLGAIGALAAGIETVYQDLSLLPNLSVVENVAFCEQLVAASGHLARRLDLSTLHATARRALADVHLPTDRAFLMRRTDTLPLATRQLVAIARAIASEARLVIMDEPTTSLTRQEVDNLIKVVARLQARGVAVLFVTHKLEECKQIGGRAIIMRDGRKVTELDVATHSKAEFSHWMTGREISEMRYRTDPKLGPVLMTVEGLGRSGAFADVDLSIRKGEILGITGLLDSGRNELALALAGIAPASSGRILLDGQAIAPQTAAESIRHGIAYVPEDRLTEGLFLEKPIQDNITLPILDRLRNAFGVISAGRARRVAEASIRDLQVVAPNVALPVQSLSGGNQQRVLIGRWLTIEPRLLILHGPTVGVDVGSKDTIFRIIQRLADGGMSVIIISDDLPELLQNCDRILTMRQGRIIAEEAATAIDEDHIYRAMAGHSKETVQ, encoded by the coding sequence ATGTCTGCCGTCACGCCCCTCGAAGCGGCGGGAAAACCGCCCTTCCTCGAGATCCGAAACATCAAGAAATCCTTCGGCGGCGTCCGCGCGCTGAAGGAGGTGAGCCTGGTGATCGAGGCCGGCAAGATCTACCACCTGATGGGGGAGAATGGCTGCGGCAAGTCGACCCTGATCAAGATTCTTTCCGGCGCCCAGACGGCGGATGAAGGCCAGATCCTCATCGATGGCCAGCCGACCGGCGCGGTTGCCGGCGATCTCGGTGCCATCGGCGCGCTCGCCGCCGGGATCGAGACCGTCTACCAGGACCTGTCGCTTCTGCCCAATCTCTCGGTCGTCGAGAATGTCGCCTTCTGCGAACAGTTGGTGGCCGCCTCCGGGCATCTCGCACGCCGGCTCGACCTTTCGACGCTGCACGCCACGGCGCGCCGGGCGCTTGCCGATGTGCATCTGCCGACCGACCGCGCCTTCCTCATGCGCCGCACCGACACGCTGCCGCTCGCCACGCGCCAGCTGGTGGCCATCGCGCGCGCCATCGCCTCCGAGGCGCGTCTCGTCATCATGGATGAGCCCACCACCTCGCTCACGCGGCAGGAGGTCGACAATCTGATCAAGGTCGTCGCCCGCCTCCAGGCCCGCGGTGTCGCGGTGCTCTTCGTCACCCACAAGCTGGAAGAGTGCAAGCAGATCGGCGGCCGCGCCATCATCATGCGCGACGGGCGCAAGGTGACCGAACTCGATGTCGCAACCCACAGCAAGGCCGAGTTCAGCCATTGGATGACCGGCCGCGAAATCAGCGAAATGCGCTACCGCACCGATCCGAAGCTCGGGCCCGTGCTGATGACGGTCGAAGGACTCGGACGATCCGGCGCATTTGCCGATGTCGATCTCTCGATCCGCAAGGGCGAAATCCTCGGCATCACCGGCCTGCTCGATTCCGGGCGCAACGAGCTCGCCCTGGCGCTCGCCGGCATCGCGCCGGCCTCCTCCGGCCGCATCCTGCTCGACGGCCAGGCGATCGCGCCACAAACGGCCGCCGAGTCCATCCGCCACGGCATCGCCTATGTGCCGGAGGACCGGCTGACGGAAGGCCTGTTCCTCGAAAAGCCGATCCAGGACAACATCACCCTGCCGATCCTCGACCGTCTGCGCAATGCCTTCGGCGTGATCAGCGCCGGCCGCGCGCGGCGCGTTGCCGAAGCCTCGATCCGCGACCTGCAGGTGGTGGCGCCCAACGTCGCACTGCCCGTGCAGTCGCTCTCGGGCGGCAACCAGCAGCGTGTCCTGATCGGCCGCTGGCTCACCATCGAGCCGCGCCTGCTGATTCTCCACGGGCCGACGGTCGGCGTCGATGTCGGCTCCAAGGATACGATCTTCCGCATCATCCAGCGGCTCGCCGATGGCGGCATGTCGGTGATCATCATCAGCGACGACCTGCCCGAGCTTCTGCAGAACTGCGACCGCATCCTCACCATGCGCCAGGGACGGATCATCGCCGAGGAAGCGGCGACCGCGATCGACGAGGACCATATCTACCGCGCCATGGCGGGCCATTCGAAGGAAACCGTGCAATGA
- a CDS encoding substrate-binding domain-containing protein has translation MSMITKLAAGTMLAGLMAMGVAQAEDKPSIVTVVKVTGENWFIRMDEGVVAYGKDNPNVDASQIGPAKADAAQQSRIIEDLVAKKVSAIAVVPMDPTALEGVLRRAAQRGIKVITHEGDSLKNTDVDIEAFDNKAFGARINEKLAGCMGKSGKWTSFVGSLGSLTHNQWVDAGKENAKQYPDMELVAEKNESFNDANRAYEKAKEILRKYPDIKGFQGSSAIDVIGIGRAVEEAGLQDKTCVFGLGLPKDTGPYLETGAVDQIFFWDPKDAGYVMNKVADLVLKGEEIKDGMDLGVNGYNKMTVTKGPGKGIIMQGQAWVDVDKSNYKNYPF, from the coding sequence ATGAGCATGATTACCAAACTTGCAGCCGGCACCATGCTGGCCGGCCTGATGGCCATGGGCGTCGCCCAGGCGGAAGACAAGCCGTCGATCGTCACCGTCGTCAAGGTGACCGGCGAAAACTGGTTCATCCGCATGGACGAGGGTGTCGTTGCCTATGGCAAGGACAATCCGAACGTCGATGCCAGCCAGATCGGCCCGGCCAAGGCCGATGCCGCCCAGCAGAGCCGCATCATCGAAGACCTCGTCGCCAAGAAGGTTTCGGCGATCGCCGTCGTGCCGATGGATCCGACGGCGCTGGAAGGCGTGCTCCGCCGCGCCGCCCAGCGTGGCATCAAGGTCATCACCCATGAAGGCGACAGCCTGAAGAACACCGATGTCGATATCGAGGCCTTCGACAACAAGGCCTTTGGCGCCCGCATCAACGAGAAGCTCGCCGGCTGCATGGGCAAGTCCGGCAAGTGGACGAGCTTCGTCGGCTCGCTCGGCAGCCTGACGCACAACCAGTGGGTCGACGCCGGCAAGGAAAATGCCAAACAGTATCCGGACATGGAGCTGGTGGCCGAGAAGAACGAATCCTTCAACGACGCCAACCGCGCCTATGAAAAGGCCAAGGAAATCCTGCGCAAGTACCCCGACATCAAGGGCTTCCAGGGTTCTTCCGCCATCGACGTCATCGGCATCGGCCGCGCGGTCGAGGAAGCCGGCCTGCAGGACAAGACCTGCGTCTTTGGTCTCGGCCTGCCGAAGGACACCGGTCCCTATCTCGAAACCGGTGCCGTCGACCAGATCTTCTTCTGGGATCCGAAGGATGCCGGCTACGTGATGAACAAGGTCGCCGACCTGGTTCTCAAGGGCGAGGAGATCAAGGACGGCATGGATCTCGGCGTCAACGGCTACAATAAGATGACCGTCACCAAGGGTCCGGGCAAGGGCATCATCATGCAGGGTCAGGCCTGGGTGGATGTCGATAAGTCCAACTACAAGAACTACCCGTTCTAA
- a CDS encoding ABC transporter permease — protein sequence MTTRLDRQTLFLAAINALVLVAGAFLAGGGFLDSYNLQSMASQVPELGLLALGVMLAMISGNGGIDLSGIALANLAGIVAFSLAGTMVSVDEAPVLFSWTFAALALVIGLAGGLLNGMIIAYARLTPLIATLGTQLLFTGLAIYLTNGSAVSLGYIEPLDDFGNLPVLGVPLCFALFLAIAAAIGFVLLYTRFGVQLLLLGSNAKAARYGGINERRLLLITYTLAGLLASVAGIVIAARNSSVKWDYGSSYVLIAILIAVLGGVRPEGGHGKVLCVLLASTALQILSSLFNFMNISNFFRDLAWGLLLLLLLASARVDFTYWLKPSRRPDS from the coding sequence GTGACCACGCGACTGGACCGGCAGACCCTTTTTCTGGCAGCCATCAATGCGCTCGTCCTCGTTGCCGGCGCGTTTCTGGCGGGCGGCGGCTTCCTCGACAGCTACAATCTGCAGTCCATGGCCTCACAGGTGCCGGAACTGGGCCTCCTGGCGCTCGGCGTCATGCTGGCAATGATCTCCGGCAATGGCGGGATCGACCTTTCCGGCATCGCGCTTGCCAATCTCGCCGGCATCGTCGCCTTCAGCCTTGCTGGCACGATGGTGTCGGTCGACGAAGCGCCTGTCCTCTTCTCCTGGACCTTTGCCGCCCTTGCCCTGGTCATCGGCCTGGCCGGTGGCCTGCTCAACGGGATGATCATCGCCTATGCGCGGCTGACTCCCTTGATCGCCACGCTCGGGACGCAGCTGCTCTTCACCGGGCTCGCCATCTATCTCACCAACGGCTCGGCCGTCAGCCTCGGCTATATCGAGCCGCTCGACGACTTCGGCAATCTGCCGGTGCTGGGCGTGCCGCTCTGCTTCGCGCTCTTCCTTGCGATTGCTGCCGCCATCGGTTTCGTGCTGCTCTACACCCGCTTCGGGGTCCAGCTGCTGCTGCTCGGCAGCAATGCCAAGGCGGCGCGCTATGGCGGCATCAACGAACGGCGCCTGCTGCTCATCACCTACACGCTGGCCGGTCTGCTGGCGTCCGTCGCCGGCATCGTCATCGCCGCGCGCAATTCCTCGGTCAAGTGGGATTACGGCAGCTCCTACGTCCTGATCGCCATCCTCATCGCCGTGCTCGGCGGCGTTCGTCCGGAAGGCGGGCACGGCAAGGTGCTCTGCGTGCTGCTCGCCTCGACCGCGCTGCAGATCCTGTCGAGCCTGTTCAATTTCATGAACATCTCCAACTTTTTCCGCGATCTCGCCTGGGGCCTGCTGCTGCTGCTTCTGCTGGCTTCCGCCCGCGTCGATTTCACCTATTGGCTCAAGCCCAGCCGCCGCCCGGACAGCTAG
- a CDS encoding dihydroxyacetone kinase subunit DhaK: MQRFVNDPDLVVEDTVKGFVKAHADLVRLGENPRVIVSKAAPVSGKVGVITGGGSGHEPAFIGYTGRNMLDAVAVGELFSSPTAKSFHDAIRAADGGKGVVVLYGNYAGDNMNVKMATKLAAKDGIEVATVVANDDVCSAPASEREKRRGVAGEIFMWKIGGAKAATGASLEEVRATAQKAIDACRSIGVGLGPCTLPAVGHPNFQIEPGTMEVGIGHHGEPGVRVEPLKKAADVAKDMVTIVLDDHALPAGTEVAVLVSGLGATPLNELYILNDTIESEIVARGLRVRKTYVGNYFTSLEMVGATLTVMALDEELAGLIEADAQCTVIL, translated from the coding sequence ATGCAGCGTTTTGTGAACGACCCGGATCTCGTGGTCGAAGATACGGTGAAGGGATTCGTGAAGGCACATGCGGACCTCGTCCGCCTCGGGGAGAACCCGCGCGTGATCGTCTCCAAGGCGGCGCCGGTCAGCGGCAAGGTGGGCGTGATCACCGGCGGCGGCTCCGGCCATGAGCCGGCCTTTATCGGCTATACCGGCCGCAACATGCTGGATGCCGTGGCGGTCGGCGAACTTTTCTCTTCGCCCACTGCCAAGAGCTTTCACGATGCGATCCGGGCCGCCGATGGCGGCAAGGGCGTCGTCGTGCTCTATGGCAACTATGCCGGCGACAACATGAACGTGAAGATGGCCACAAAGCTCGCTGCCAAGGATGGGATCGAGGTGGCGACGGTTGTTGCCAATGACGATGTCTGCTCGGCACCGGCGAGCGAGCGGGAGAAGCGCCGCGGGGTGGCGGGCGAAATCTTCATGTGGAAGATCGGCGGCGCCAAGGCGGCGACCGGCGCCAGCCTGGAGGAGGTGCGCGCCACGGCCCAGAAGGCGATCGACGCCTGCCGCTCCATCGGCGTCGGCCTCGGTCCCTGCACGCTGCCGGCCGTCGGCCATCCGAATTTCCAGATCGAGCCGGGCACGATGGAAGTCGGGATCGGCCATCACGGCGAGCCGGGCGTCCGCGTCGAGCCGCTGAAGAAGGCCGCGGATGTGGCAAAGGACATGGTGACGATCGTGCTCGACGATCACGCCCTGCCGGCCGGCACGGAGGTGGCCGTGCTTGTCTCCGGTCTGGGCGCAACACCCTTGAACGAACTCTATATTCTCAACGATACGATCGAGAGCGAGATCGTCGCCCGGGGCCTGCGCGTTCGTAAGACCTATGTTGGCAACTACTTCACCTCGCTCGAAATGGTTGGCGCGACGCTGACCGTCATGGCGCTCGACGAGGAACTGGCCGGCCTCATCGAGGCCGATGCCCAGTGCACGGTCATCCTCTGA
- the dhaL gene encoding dihydroxyacetone kinase subunit DhaL translates to MQSFTNAGSGDIVLRLADRIVENRAYLSEIDGKIGDGDHGVNMAKGFSMAADRLKGADASLSQALDTLGTVLMTEIGGSMGPLYGVMFTEFAETIEGLDAIDAPAYGRMLHAGLEGIQSIGSAKVGDKTLIDTLVPAIEAFDAAQAGGKSFAEALQALVQAAETGRDSTINLVAKIGRASRLGERSLGVLDAGATSCAIILKELSDGARARLA, encoded by the coding sequence ATGCAGAGCTTCACCAATGCCGGCAGCGGCGACATCGTGCTGCGTCTGGCCGACCGGATCGTCGAGAACCGTGCCTATCTCAGCGAGATCGACGGCAAGATCGGCGATGGCGACCATGGCGTGAACATGGCCAAGGGCTTCTCCATGGCGGCAGACCGACTGAAGGGCGCCGACGCCAGCCTGTCCCAGGCGCTCGACACGCTCGGCACCGTTCTGATGACCGAAATCGGCGGCTCCATGGGCCCGCTCTATGGCGTGATGTTCACCGAATTTGCCGAGACGATCGAGGGGCTGGATGCGATCGACGCGCCCGCCTATGGCCGCATGCTGCATGCCGGGCTTGAGGGCATCCAGTCGATCGGCTCCGCAAAGGTCGGCGACAAGACGCTGATCGACACGCTGGTGCCGGCGATCGAGGCCTTCGATGCAGCCCAGGCGGGCGGCAAGAGCTTCGCCGAGGCGCTGCAGGCGCTGGTGCAGGCTGCCGAGACGGGCCGTGATTCGACCATCAACCTCGTGGCCAAGATCGGCCGCGCCAGCCGGCTCGGCGAACGCTCGCTCGGCGTGCTCGACGCGGGTGCCACCTCCTGCGCCATCATTCTCAAGGAACTCTCCGACGGCGCGCGCGCCCGCCTCGCTTGA
- a CDS encoding amidohydrolase family protein — translation MTRTDTLFTHARLPDGTLCDIAVSEGRIAAFRPSGSGSDPQAAVVDLGGDLVLPPFVEGHIHLDTSFYGDRWIPHKPCTGGFDVHERVAFQAENMAAAAPMDKRARDQLDLCIGHGSLRMRSHVMVDGSVGLASLETILKVREDYGDLIDIQLVAFPQSGILKSPGTPDLLDAAIRLGADVIGGLDPLSFDRDIKGHLDVVFGVAERRGVDVDIHLHDAGSLGAMTIEEICARTNALGMQGHVAVSHAYGLGDLGPDALQRMAARLAESGVSIMTNAPGHHAFPPVALLRQAGVTVFSGSDNIRDSWWPFGDGDMLHRAEIIAYRSGFYTDEALCAAFDVVTEAGATALRLDDYGLRVGARADFVALPAAHVPEAVVAFPKTRRVFRGGRLVAENGRVVRR, via the coding sequence ATGACCAGGACCGACACGCTCTTCACCCATGCGCGGCTGCCCGACGGCACGCTTTGCGACATCGCCGTCTCTGAGGGCCGCATCGCGGCCTTCCGGCCATCCGGCAGCGGAAGCGATCCGCAGGCTGCGGTGGTCGATCTCGGGGGCGATCTTGTGCTGCCGCCCTTCGTGGAGGGGCATATCCACCTCGACACCAGTTTTTATGGCGACCGCTGGATCCCGCACAAGCCCTGCACCGGCGGCTTCGACGTGCATGAGCGCGTTGCCTTCCAGGCCGAGAACATGGCCGCCGCCGCGCCGATGGACAAGCGCGCCCGCGACCAGCTCGACCTCTGCATCGGCCATGGCAGCCTGCGGATGCGCAGCCATGTCATGGTCGACGGGTCGGTGGGTCTCGCTTCGCTCGAAACCATTCTGAAGGTGCGCGAAGACTATGGAGACCTGATCGACATTCAGCTCGTTGCCTTCCCGCAGAGCGGGATTCTGAAAAGCCCCGGCACGCCGGATCTGCTCGATGCGGCGATCAGGCTCGGTGCGGATGTGATCGGCGGGCTCGATCCGCTGTCCTTCGACCGCGATATCAAGGGGCATCTCGATGTCGTGTTCGGCGTGGCCGAGCGGCGCGGCGTCGATGTCGATATTCACCTGCACGATGCCGGATCGCTGGGGGCGATGACGATCGAGGAGATCTGCGCCCGCACGAACGCGCTCGGCATGCAGGGCCATGTTGCAGTGAGCCATGCCTATGGGCTCGGCGATCTGGGGCCGGATGCGCTGCAGCGCATGGCGGCGCGGCTGGCGGAAAGCGGCGTTTCGATCATGACCAACGCACCCGGTCACCATGCCTTTCCGCCGGTGGCGCTGCTGCGTCAGGCGGGCGTGACCGTTTTTTCCGGCAGCGACAATATCCGCGATTCCTGGTGGCCGTTCGGCGATGGCGACATGCTGCACCGTGCCGAGATCATCGCCTATCGCTCAGGGTTCTACACCGATGAGGCGCTCTGCGCCGCCTTCGATGTGGTGACCGAGGCGGGCGCCACGGCGCTGCGCCTGGACGACTACGGGCTGCGGGTTGGCGCCCGAGCGGATTTCGTCGCGCTGCCGGCCGCCCATGTGCCGGAAGCGGTGGTGGCCTTTCCGAAGACGCGGCGTGTCTTCCGGGGTGGACGACTGGTCGCCGAAAACGGCCGCGTGGTTCGCCGATGA
- a CDS encoding gamma-glutamyltransferase family protein: MTGRTRQSKTSPARSSLGMVTTPHWAATEAGTRVLEQGGTAIEALVAAGAALAVVYPHFCGLGGDGVWMIADAQGDATALLGIGQAAAAVQPDSPVPLRGARSALTTACLVDSWETALRMSAERWGAALPLDRLLADAIRLAEDGFPVSPSQTFWHDFRAAEQADWPGFSALFARDGLQRQPALAQTLRSIAADGARSFYDGALAEDIAADLSEVGAPVSAADLAATRTQIARPLSLPYRDLTLLAPPPPTQGVTTLGIMGVLSGLDMTGKSADSAAFYHAVVEAVKQAFLDRHRIADPAFAPDVSADLLDRARLAAKTRAIDPALALPWPHRHQTGDTALLAAVDREGRAASLLQSLYFDWGSGVVGRRTGILWQNRGAAFSVDPASPNCLAPGKRPFYTLNPGLALKEGRPCLAYGTQGADGQPQTLSLLLSLLIDHGLDPLAALSAPRFLLGRTFSDLADSLKIEESLSEATREALRDLGHSIAPIPAFSPLGGQAGIIRIHADGLIEAAHDPRSDGGAIGL, encoded by the coding sequence ATGACGGGCAGGACGCGACAGAGCAAGACCAGCCCTGCCCGCTCCTCCCTTGGCATGGTGACCACGCCGCACTGGGCGGCGACCGAGGCCGGCACGCGCGTGCTGGAGCAGGGCGGCACGGCCATCGAGGCGCTGGTGGCGGCAGGCGCCGCGCTCGCCGTGGTCTATCCGCATTTCTGCGGGCTCGGCGGCGATGGTGTCTGGATGATCGCTGACGCGCAGGGCGATGCGACGGCGCTGCTGGGCATCGGCCAGGCCGCAGCGGCGGTGCAGCCCGATTCTCCGGTTCCGCTGCGCGGGGCCCGCTCGGCGCTGACGACGGCTTGTCTCGTCGACAGCTGGGAGACGGCGCTTCGCATGTCCGCCGAGCGCTGGGGTGCGGCCCTGCCGCTCGACAGGCTGCTCGCCGATGCGATCCGCCTTGCCGAGGATGGGTTCCCCGTCAGTCCCAGCCAGACTTTCTGGCATGATTTCCGCGCCGCCGAGCAGGCCGACTGGCCGGGCTTTTCCGCGCTCTTCGCACGCGACGGCCTGCAACGCCAGCCGGCTTTGGCCCAGACGCTGCGCAGCATTGCCGCCGATGGCGCCCGCAGTTTCTACGATGGCGCTCTGGCCGAGGACATTGCTGCAGACCTTTCCGAGGTCGGCGCGCCGGTTTCCGCCGCAGATCTCGCTGCCACCCGCACACAGATTGCGCGCCCGCTCAGCCTCCCCTATCGCGATCTGACGCTGCTCGCCCCGCCACCGCCGACGCAAGGGGTCACGACGCTCGGGATCATGGGCGTGCTCTCCGGGCTCGACATGACGGGAAAGTCTGCCGACAGCGCCGCCTTCTACCACGCCGTGGTCGAGGCGGTGAAACAGGCCTTCCTCGACCGACATCGCATTGCCGATCCGGCCTTCGCACCGGATGTCTCGGCCGACCTGCTCGATCGGGCGCGCCTTGCGGCCAAGACGCGAGCCATCGATCCCGCTCTCGCCCTGCCTTGGCCGCATCGCCACCAGACTGGCGACACCGCGCTTCTGGCGGCGGTGGACAGGGAGGGACGGGCGGCCTCGCTTCTCCAAAGCCTCTATTTCGACTGGGGCAGCGGCGTCGTCGGCCGGCGGACCGGAATCCTCTGGCAGAACCGTGGTGCCGCCTTCAGCGTCGATCCGGCAAGCCCCAACTGTCTGGCGCCCGGCAAACGTCCGTTCTATACGCTCAATCCAGGCCTTGCGCTGAAGGAGGGCCGGCCATGCCTCGCCTATGGCACGCAAGGGGCGGATGGCCAGCCGCAGACGCTGAGCCTCCTTCTCAGCCTGCTGATCGACCACGGACTGGACCCGCTCGCCGCCCTGTCGGCGCCGCGCTTCCTGCTCGGGCGCACGTTCTCCGATCTGGCCGATAGCCTGAAGATCGAGGAGAGCCTGAGCGAGGCGACGCGCGAGGCTCTTCGCGATCTCGGCCATTCCATTGCCCCGATCCCGGCCTTCAGCCCGCTCGGCGGTCAGGCCGGCATCATCCGCATTCACGCCGATGGGCTGATCGAGGCTGCCCATGACCCACGCAGCGACGGAGGCGCGATCGGCCTATGA